The Niallia alba genome includes a window with the following:
- a CDS encoding sensor histidine kinase encodes MRIKYIYQQLISHLSVILVALLVLSLVFSHYIEKLVFSMKADELQGYGYNIVQDVQGDDLWSAATYSTLLRYSEELKGTGITIGIFNTQRNRIWSFGKDLNINITHAEWDEIKDGSSTVIKPSTRRGDQEVALVAIPYSVNNVVVGGIILTSPLVESKEMIQEINKYLIYILFLVFGIALLMSFIFSRVHVNRIKKLQEATSHVAEGDYSVKVSSSTFDEIGELGQDFNQMVDRLRESKEAIDALENRRRQFMSDVSHELKTPLTTISGVIEGLNNNMIPENEREKGLKLISQEAKRLIRLVNENLDYDKIRSNQIVLMKEFISLQEVLEIIEEQLSILAEEKNVKIYVDVDNAAVIYADYDRLIQIIMNITKNSIQFTENGSIWLSGRMEVDRTIIEVKDTGIGIDAHEIENIWKRFYKADISRTNNPYGEFGLGLSIVKQLVQFHEGDIHVMSEKGKGTTFTIYFPLPKEKVTEFA; translated from the coding sequence ATGAGAATTAAATACATCTATCAGCAGCTAATAAGTCACTTAAGCGTCATCCTAGTAGCCTTGTTAGTATTAAGCCTTGTTTTTTCTCATTATATAGAGAAATTAGTATTTTCCATGAAGGCAGATGAGCTTCAAGGATACGGATATAATATTGTTCAAGATGTGCAAGGAGATGATTTATGGTCTGCTGCAACGTATTCGACGTTATTACGGTATTCCGAAGAACTAAAAGGGACAGGAATAACAATCGGTATATTTAATACACAAAGAAATCGAATATGGTCTTTTGGGAAAGATTTGAATATTAATATTACTCATGCAGAGTGGGATGAAATAAAAGACGGCAGTAGTACGGTTATTAAGCCTAGCACGCGAAGAGGAGATCAAGAGGTTGCACTAGTTGCGATACCGTATTCCGTAAATAATGTCGTTGTTGGAGGAATTATCTTAACATCTCCTCTTGTCGAATCGAAAGAAATGATACAAGAAATCAATAAGTATTTAATTTATATCCTTTTTCTAGTGTTTGGAATTGCATTATTAATGAGTTTTATTTTTTCAAGAGTACATGTCAATCGGATAAAAAAACTACAGGAAGCTACAAGCCATGTTGCGGAAGGGGATTACAGTGTGAAAGTCTCTTCTTCTACGTTTGATGAAATAGGTGAACTCGGGCAAGATTTCAATCAGATGGTAGATCGACTAAGAGAGTCAAAAGAAGCAATTGATGCTTTAGAAAATCGGAGAAGACAATTTATGTCGGATGTTTCTCATGAATTAAAGACCCCTTTAACAACAATCAGTGGCGTCATAGAAGGCTTAAATAATAATATGATACCAGAAAATGAGCGGGAAAAAGGGCTCAAATTAATTAGCCAAGAAGCGAAAAGGCTTATTCGTTTGGTAAATGAGAATCTTGATTATGATAAAATCCGTTCAAATCAAATTGTTTTAATGAAGGAATTTATTTCTCTCCAAGAAGTGTTAGAGATTATTGAGGAGCAACTGTCTATTTTAGCCGAAGAAAAGAATGTGAAAATTTATGTAGATGTGGATAATGCTGCGGTAATTTATGCAGATTATGATCGTCTCATTCAAATCATCATGAATATTACGAAAAATAGTATTCAATTTACAGAGAACGGAAGTATTTGGTTATCCGGGCGTATGGAAGTGGACAGAACAATTATCGAGGTGAAAGATACGGGGATTGGAATTGATGCCCATGAAATAGAAAACATCTGGAAGAGATTTTATAAAGCAGATATTTCAAGAACCAATAACCCTTACGGAGAATTTGGGCTTGGCTTATCCATTGTTAAGCAGCTAGTTCAGTTTCATGAAGGAGATATTCATGTAATGAGTGAAAAAGGAAAAGGAACTACTTTCACGATTTACTTCCCTCTACCAAAGGAAAAAGTAACAGAGTTCGCGTAA